A DNA window from Ignavibacteriales bacterium contains the following coding sequences:
- a CDS encoding 2-oxoglutarate oxidoreductase: protein MSDIQVPTNGMEVVWEKPKSLSETRMHYCPGCGHGVVHKVLMETIDDLGIQDKTIGVAPVGCSVISYNYMNIDMQEAAHGRATAVATGIKRVLPDRLVFTYQGDGDLAAIGTAETIHACNRGENFLIIFINNAIYGMTGGQMAPTSLLGMVTSTTPEGRQVETQGFPIKITEMVATLPGTYYITRQSVHNPTAVRHLKKAVEKAFKYQQDKKGTCLIEVVSNCPSGWKMNPLEANQWLEKNMFPMFPPGDIKVEGKLIEKKQITMPEQKETKI from the coding sequence ATGTCCGACATTCAAGTTCCAACAAACGGCATGGAAGTAGTTTGGGAAAAACCGAAATCCTTAAGCGAAACGAGAATGCATTACTGCCCCGGCTGCGGGCATGGTGTGGTTCATAAAGTTTTAATGGAAACGATTGATGATCTTGGAATCCAGGATAAAACTATCGGAGTTGCACCTGTTGGTTGCTCTGTTATCTCTTACAATTATATGAACATCGATATGCAAGAAGCGGCTCACGGGCGGGCAACGGCGGTCGCTACCGGTATAAAGCGGGTTCTCCCCGATAGACTTGTTTTCACGTACCAAGGTGACGGAGATCTTGCAGCAATCGGAACAGCAGAAACTATCCATGCGTGTAATCGTGGTGAAAATTTCTTGATCATTTTCATTAACAACGCCATATACGGAATGACTGGAGGACAAATGGCTCCTACTTCACTCCTCGGCATGGTTACAAGCACCACACCCGAAGGCAGGCAGGTTGAAACTCAGGGATTCCCGATAAAGATTACCGAGATGGTTGCAACATTGCCGGGTACTTATTATATCACCCGTCAATCTGTTCATAATCCAACCGCCGTAAGACATCTTAAAAAAGCGGTTGAAAAAGCTTTTAAATATCAACAGGATAAAAAAGGAACCTGCTTAATCGAAGTCGTTTCAAATTGTCCATCGGGTTGGAAGATGAATCCGCTGGAAGCGAATCAGTGGCTTGAAAAAAATATGTTTCCTATGTTTCCTCCGGGTGACATAAAAGTGGAAGGAAAACTTATCGAGAAGAAACAAATAACTATGCCCGAGCAGAAGGAGACTAAAATATGA
- a CDS encoding 2-oxoacid:acceptor oxidoreductase family protein encodes MTHEILFAGFGGQGILSMGMTLAYAGIIEGKEVSWMPSYGPEMRGGTANCIVIVSDKRISSPIVGKFDALIAMNQPSLDKFEKSVKPNGIIMYDSGNIIVPPTRTDITIAAVPVEAEALKLNNLKVRNMIMVGAFLSVCQVVETGTVVKALSKVLPERYHHMLKINQEALERGEKIVVEAATPLA; translated from the coding sequence ATGACACATGAAATTTTATTTGCCGGATTTGGCGGACAAGGTATTCTATCAATGGGGATGACGCTTGCTTATGCGGGTATTATCGAAGGGAAAGAAGTTTCATGGATGCCTTCGTACGGTCCCGAGATGCGCGGTGGTACGGCAAACTGTATCGTGATTGTATCCGATAAACGAATAAGTTCTCCGATCGTTGGTAAATTCGATGCGTTGATTGCGATGAACCAGCCATCGCTCGATAAGTTCGAGAAATCTGTGAAGCCGAACGGAATCATCATGTATGATAGCGGGAATATAATTGTTCCTCCCACGCGGACAGATATAACGATCGCGGCAGTTCCTGTAGAAGCTGAAGCATTGAAACTCAACAATCTTAAAGTTAGAAATATGATTATGGTTGGTGCCTTTTTAAGTGTTTGTCAGGTTGTTGAAACCGGAACAGTTGTAAAAGCGTTATCTAAAGTTCTGCCCGAACGATACCACCACATGCTAAAAATAAATCAAGAAGCGCTCGAACGGGGAGAAAAAATTGTAGTAGAAGCAGCCACACCATTAGCTTAA
- a CDS encoding PLP-dependent transferase, with protein MKKNKQKHSVETTLIHGMNISKKWDFSHHVVPPISSSCTFRLESAKRGALGFAEFAHHTDDAAISSSAPIYIYDRLGEPNKEVLEENLAAAENGEAAVTFSTGMAAVAAALGCVTGTGDEIIAHNILYGCTYSLLTNWYPRYRISTKFIDMKNPVNVRRTITPKTRVIYFETPVNPTLELIDIQAIVNEVKQQNKKRPKGRKIYVIVDNTFASPYCQRPLEFGVDFVIASLTKNICGFGTDMGGVVVGPKWSYDILLLYRKDFGGALAAKSAWPLLVYGLPSLAARMRHQMESALAISTFLESDPRVAFVNFPGLKSFAQSDLAKKQMRDYDDKFAPGSILYFVLKGKSPKQRHNKGEKFINFVAKNAYSITLAVSLGHIRTLIEHPSSMTHSAIPLDEQVRSGLEPGGIRLSIGLEKPSDIIKDLANALDRV; from the coding sequence ATGAAAAAAAATAAACAAAAACATTCGGTAGAAACCACACTCATTCACGGAATGAATATCAGCAAAAAATGGGATTTCAGCCATCATGTTGTTCCTCCCATATCATCATCGTGCACATTCCGCCTGGAATCGGCTAAACGCGGCGCGCTCGGTTTCGCGGAGTTCGCTCATCATACGGATGATGCGGCTATTTCATCAAGCGCCCCTATTTATATATACGACCGGCTTGGTGAACCGAACAAAGAAGTGCTGGAGGAAAATTTAGCCGCCGCCGAGAATGGTGAGGCCGCGGTTACATTCTCTACCGGAATGGCGGCAGTTGCTGCCGCGCTTGGATGTGTAACAGGTACGGGTGATGAAATTATCGCTCATAATATTCTATACGGATGCACATACTCTCTGCTCACAAATTGGTATCCTCGCTACAGGATTTCGACAAAATTCATCGATATGAAAAATCCTGTCAATGTTCGGCGCACAATTACACCGAAAACACGGGTAATTTATTTTGAAACTCCCGTAAATCCCACACTTGAATTGATTGATATTCAAGCGATCGTCAATGAAGTGAAACAGCAAAATAAAAAGAGGCCCAAGGGAAGAAAAATATACGTTATCGTCGATAACACTTTCGCAAGTCCGTATTGCCAGAGACCTCTCGAGTTCGGAGTTGATTTTGTAATTGCATCTCTGACTAAAAATATTTGTGGTTTCGGAACCGATATGGGCGGGGTTGTTGTGGGTCCCAAGTGGAGCTACGATATTTTGCTGCTATATCGAAAAGATTTTGGAGGTGCCCTTGCCGCGAAAAGCGCGTGGCCACTTCTTGTGTATGGTTTACCAAGTTTAGCAGCGCGAATGCGCCATCAAATGGAAAGCGCGCTGGCAATATCTACTTTCTTGGAGAGCGATCCGCGTGTTGCGTTCGTGAATTTTCCCGGATTAAAATCGTTCGCCCAATCCGACTTAGCAAAGAAACAAATGCGAGATTATGACGATAAGTTCGCACCCGGCAGTATTCTTTATTTCGTTCTTAAGGGAAAAAGTCCGAAGCAGCGTCATAATAAAGGAGAAAAATTTATTAACTTCGTTGCAAAAAATGCTTATTCAATTACTCTTGCAGTAAGCTTGGGTCATATCAGAACGCTGATTGAACATCCGAGTTCTATGACTCACTCAGCTATTCCTTTGGATGAACAGGTGAGAAGCGGGCTCGAGCCGGGTGGTATACGGCTTTCCATCGGATTAGAAAAACCGAGTGATATAATCAAAGATCTTGCGAATGCTTTAGACAGAGTTTGA
- a CDS encoding CoA-binding protein, translated as MISKKLIDGFLEDGIFAIVGISRSGKKFGNVILKELSGKGYTLHPVHPSAGTIDGFKCHNNISAIPENVKSLIIAVKPDQSKNIIREAAQSGIKKVWFQQGSSSTEVLEMCSEYGIEAIHGECILMFVSQQKFPHNFHKFIWKLLGKYPQ; from the coding sequence ATGATTTCCAAAAAATTGATCGATGGTTTTCTTGAAGATGGAATATTTGCGATAGTGGGAATATCGCGTTCAGGAAAAAAGTTCGGTAATGTTATTCTGAAAGAATTAAGTGGAAAAGGATATACGCTTCATCCGGTTCATCCGAGTGCGGGAACAATCGATGGTTTTAAATGCCATAACAATATTTCGGCAATACCGGAAAATGTGAAATCGTTGATCATCGCAGTCAAACCCGACCAATCGAAAAATATTATACGCGAAGCGGCACAATCAGGCATTAAGAAAGTATGGTTTCAGCAAGGATCATCGTCTACGGAAGTTCTTGAGATGTGTTCAGAGTATGGCATCGAAGCCATCCACGGTGAATGTATCTTGATGTTTGTGTCTCAGCAAAAATTTCCGCACAACTTTCATAAATTTATCTGGAAATTGTTAGGGAAATATCCTCAATAA
- a CDS encoding ferrous iron transport protein A, with protein MVHSKDVHKLISVNSGQWIKIVFVPHGVMRAQFVRLGIHEGERVKCLERLPGGTVVLQKNRQHIAIGNQLAKQILVTVSGEKGAHRD; from the coding sequence ATGGTTCATAGTAAAGATGTTCACAAATTGATATCAGTTAATAGCGGTCAATGGATTAAAATAGTGTTTGTTCCGCACGGAGTGATGCGAGCGCAGTTTGTTCGCTTGGGAATTCATGAAGGCGAACGGGTAAAATGTTTGGAACGGTTACCCGGTGGTACGGTAGTTTTGCAAAAAAATCGTCAACATATTGCAATTGGAAATCAGTTGGCAAAGCAAATTCTTGTGACGGTTAGCGGAGAAAAAGGAGCTCATCGTGACTGA
- the feoB gene encoding ferrous iron transport protein B — protein MEHLEKHPHAQPTLLEKNNQKSKIVLVGNPNVGKSLIFNELSGMNVEVSNYPGTTVEITKGIYRNYEVYDTPGVYGVSSFNDEEKVARDVILQADLIINVVDGVHLERDLFLTQQLIDMGKKIVVLVNFMDEVNRHQIEIDFDRFSHFLGVDIIPIIAVDKTGFERLDEAIQNTREGIQREETHSILHSMLNMVGSQAEALLILEGDEFVAKKHGVQLGNKRDEIYIDRRNRVNYVISQIIHDVSEKKRFPELFGRWAIRPSTGIPIFIVAIYLAYLFVGKFVAQDVVNFTEKQIGQAHWEPWIRGLITDITPSTSWWNAILVGEFGIITMTTTYLFFLLLPLVIAFYIALALMEDSGYLPRLATMVDSTLNKIGLNGRAVIPLILGFGCVTSATLTTRLLGSEREKTIATALLQFVIPCSAQIAVIAALLAGAGIYPMVVYIITILGVLIAIGTILNRFLAGESVPLLLDLPPMRLPKINNVVRKTVFRSYNFMKEAAGWFFAGALAVGIAQNTGALTFITRLLKPLTTYWLQLPEAASTAFVMGVVRRDFGAAGLYHLSLTPMQITVALITITLFVPCIASLMVMMKERGFKEGFIIWIGTWIVAFGIGGVVSHLVQ, from the coding sequence ATCGAACATCTTGAAAAACATCCTCACGCGCAACCAACACTTCTTGAAAAGAATAATCAAAAATCTAAAATTGTTCTGGTTGGGAATCCGAACGTAGGCAAATCGCTTATCTTCAATGAATTAAGCGGCATGAATGTTGAAGTTTCTAATTACCCCGGTACAACAGTGGAAATCACGAAAGGGATTTACCGTAATTATGAAGTATACGACACTCCCGGTGTTTACGGCGTCTCCTCTTTCAATGACGAAGAAAAAGTTGCAAGAGATGTAATACTACAAGCCGATTTGATAATCAATGTTGTTGATGGCGTTCATTTGGAGCGGGATTTGTTTCTAACCCAACAATTGATTGATATGGGAAAAAAAATCGTCGTGTTGGTTAATTTTATGGATGAGGTGAACAGGCATCAGATAGAAATTGATTTTGATCGCTTCTCGCATTTTCTCGGAGTTGATATTATACCAATAATCGCGGTAGATAAAACTGGTTTCGAACGATTAGATGAAGCAATCCAAAATACAAGAGAGGGAATACAAAGAGAAGAAACGCATTCGATTTTGCACTCGATGCTTAATATGGTAGGTTCACAGGCAGAGGCACTCCTTATATTGGAAGGTGATGAGTTTGTGGCAAAAAAACATGGCGTTCAGCTGGGGAATAAACGTGATGAAATATATATTGATCGGCGTAATCGAGTTAATTACGTAATAAGCCAAATCATTCATGATGTTTCTGAGAAAAAAAGGTTTCCTGAATTATTCGGCCGATGGGCTATCAGACCGAGTACCGGAATACCAATTTTCATCGTCGCAATATATCTTGCATACCTTTTTGTCGGAAAATTCGTTGCTCAAGATGTTGTTAATTTCACAGAAAAGCAGATCGGTCAAGCACACTGGGAACCGTGGATACGCGGGTTAATAACCGACATCACTCCCTCAACCTCTTGGTGGAATGCTATTCTTGTCGGTGAATTCGGTATTATAACAATGACAACGACATATCTATTCTTCCTTCTCCTGCCACTGGTAATTGCCTTTTATATCGCGTTGGCATTGATGGAAGATAGTGGATACCTTCCACGTCTTGCGACAATGGTCGATTCAACTTTAAATAAAATCGGATTGAACGGGAGGGCTGTTATTCCCCTCATCCTCGGATTTGGATGTGTTACTTCTGCAACCCTTACAACAAGATTGCTTGGATCGGAGAGAGAAAAAACAATCGCAACTGCCCTGTTGCAATTTGTTATACCGTGCTCTGCGCAGATAGCGGTTATTGCCGCGCTGCTTGCCGGCGCCGGTATTTATCCTATGGTCGTTTATATAATTACAATTCTTGGTGTTCTTATCGCTATCGGAACAATTTTAAACCGCTTTCTCGCGGGTGAGTCGGTGCCATTGTTATTAGATTTGCCTCCGATGCGCTTGCCGAAAATAAATAATGTTGTTCGAAAAACAGTTTTTCGCTCATACAACTTTATGAAGGAAGCAGCCGGGTGGTTTTTTGCAGGAGCATTAGCTGTTGGAATCGCGCAAAATACCGGAGCCCTTACATTCATTACCCGATTGCTCAAACCGTTAACAACTTATTGGCTGCAACTTCCGGAAGCGGCATCAACAGCGTTTGTTATGGGTGTGGTTCGAAGAGATTTTGGGGCAGCCGGCCTTTATCATCTTTCATTAACACCGATGCAGATTACTGTTGCGCTGATAACCATTACATTATTCGTTCCTTGCATAGCATCACTGATGGTGATGATGAAAGAACGCGGATTTAAAGAAGGATTTATAATCTGGATCGGTACCTGGATAGTTGCATTCGGTATCGGTGGTGTAGTTTCTCATCTTGTTCAATGA